A DNA window from Streptomyces sp. B21-083 contains the following coding sequences:
- a CDS encoding expansin EXLX1 family cellulose-binding protein produces the protein MASRSSRRSQRRSPRHRRGVLVCAAAAAVAIVISLVMALRPGHQADDEAGTVASAAGARVIVPPTTPEPTPSPTPSATRSPAPKATPTVPAAAKPKPKARPKAPATGDGSGSGGVAARPASGSAPLAGRIQPGTTYTGVATFYDTGSGDGACLYGPTSDVMTAAMNTADYETSMACGAYILVRAASGASVTVRITNECPGACLPGQLDLSPQAFAKLAAPVTGRIPITWSLLSPSTADPVSIRYKTGSSKYWCGIQVIGHRNPLARLEVRTGGGWVRLARTGYNYFLSEQGDGCGGAIRISDIYGEQLTIDGITVRPDVVQPTRVQFAAH, from the coding sequence GTGGCGTCCCGTTCCTCACGACGTTCCCAGCGCCGTTCTCCCCGTCACCGGCGCGGCGTTCTCGTCTGCGCCGCCGCCGCGGCCGTCGCGATCGTCATATCCCTGGTCATGGCTCTACGGCCCGGCCACCAGGCCGACGACGAGGCCGGGACGGTCGCGTCCGCCGCCGGCGCCCGGGTGATCGTTCCGCCCACCACACCGGAGCCCACGCCGTCCCCGACGCCCTCGGCGACCCGCTCCCCCGCCCCGAAGGCCACGCCGACCGTCCCGGCCGCCGCGAAGCCGAAACCGAAGGCCAGGCCCAAGGCCCCGGCCACGGGTGACGGCAGTGGCAGCGGTGGCGTCGCCGCCCGCCCGGCCTCCGGGTCGGCGCCGTTGGCGGGGCGGATCCAGCCCGGCACCACCTACACGGGGGTCGCCACCTTCTACGACACCGGAAGCGGTGACGGCGCCTGCCTGTACGGGCCGACCAGCGACGTCATGACCGCCGCGATGAACACCGCCGACTACGAGACGTCCATGGCGTGCGGGGCGTACATCCTCGTCCGCGCGGCGAGCGGGGCCTCCGTCACGGTACGGATCACCAACGAGTGCCCCGGGGCCTGCCTCCCCGGGCAACTCGACCTCAGCCCCCAGGCGTTCGCCAAGCTCGCCGCCCCCGTGACCGGCCGGATCCCGATCACCTGGAGCCTGCTGAGCCCCTCCACGGCCGACCCGGTCTCGATCCGCTACAAGACCGGGTCCAGCAAGTACTGGTGCGGCATCCAGGTGATCGGCCACCGCAATCCGCTGGCCCGCCTCGAAGTCCGTACCGGCGGCGGCTGGGTCCGGCTGGCGCGCACCGGCTACAACTACTTTCTCTCCGAGCAGGGCGACGGATGCGGTGGCGCGATCAGGATCAGCGACATCTACGGGGAGCAGCTGACCATCGACGGGATCACGGTACGGCCGGACGTCGTCCAGCCCACCCGCGTCCAGTTCGCCGCGCACTGA
- the tnpA gene encoding IS200/IS605 family transposase: MSPRWNPNPDVRTGRHVIHNLHVHLVFITKYRRKAFTDEMLTRCEKIMREVCQDFEAELKQFNGEEDHVHLLVHYPPKVQLSRLVNSLKGVSSRHLRKDYDAHVRRHLWGGHFWSGSYFAGSCGGAPLTVVRQYIENQQRPV; this comes from the coding sequence ATGTCACCACGGTGGAACCCAAACCCCGATGTGCGCACAGGACGTCACGTTATCCACAACCTGCACGTCCACTTGGTGTTCATCACCAAGTACCGGCGCAAGGCATTCACGGACGAGATGCTGACCAGATGCGAGAAGATCATGCGCGAGGTCTGCCAGGACTTCGAGGCCGAGCTGAAGCAGTTCAACGGCGAAGAAGACCACGTGCACCTGCTGGTGCACTACCCGCCCAAGGTCCAGCTCTCCAGACTGGTCAACTCCCTCAAAGGCGTCTCCTCCCGACACCTGCGCAAGGATTACGACGCACATGTCCGCCGGCACCTGTGGGGCGGACATTTCTGGTCCGGCTCGTACTTCGCCGGAAGCTGCGGCGGGGCACCCCTGACCGTCGTACGCCAGTACATCGAGAACCAGCAGCGCCCCGTGTGA
- a CDS encoding HEXXH motif domain-containing protein yields the protein MNPSPYRMPGALFDAIAGGGGGAAALRLLGRAEHSRRLACAYAVTVAARETGGRAGEAAEHAWGLFTDATRAAPDAVAAVLTHPSAGPALFGLLAQLRHPNGQLPPPVHWFTALAMSAAARAGLPTRAELPLTGSWAALPSLGRARFPGARPGDRAEVRVDGSGHCRVTAAGETVEVPGLPYPGGPLSGPAPEPVRSDGFHGTTGRWHGAQLLTVLDGGAPLLLDTLDPPCFPHSARHPEGLSTAEAQRWAGPARGACRLLRADHPETYAELAAGPHLLVPLTHPGHGNRSGSSAETFGCMALSEPTSVTGLAVTLTHETQHNKLAALLHLFDLFEPGGPDRFYAAWRPDPRPLPGLFHGAYAHLGVARFWERRRETEPDPALRATAHAQFARWRLAAHEATTVALSSGRLTPLGHRFAQHMLTALDTLRRLPVPAPALHHAESAARAHRTDWHNRNGAGEGARRLSA from the coding sequence ATGAACCCGTCGCCGTACCGGATGCCGGGGGCGCTGTTCGACGCGATCGCCGGGGGCGGCGGCGGGGCGGCGGCCCTGCGGCTGCTGGGCCGTGCCGAGCACAGCAGGCGCCTGGCCTGCGCGTACGCCGTGACCGTGGCGGCCCGGGAGACCGGGGGCCGGGCCGGTGAGGCGGCCGAGCACGCCTGGGGGCTGTTCACCGACGCCACGCGTGCCGCGCCCGACGCGGTGGCCGCCGTACTGACCCACCCGTCGGCGGGCCCCGCCCTGTTCGGCCTGCTGGCCCAGCTGCGCCACCCGAACGGTCAACTCCCGCCGCCCGTACACTGGTTCACCGCCCTGGCGATGTCTGCGGCGGCCCGTGCGGGGCTGCCGACCCGGGCCGAGCTGCCCCTCACCGGTTCCTGGGCCGCCCTGCCTTCCCTGGGCCGGGCCCGCTTCCCCGGCGCCCGCCCCGGCGACCGCGCCGAGGTGCGCGTCGACGGCTCGGGCCACTGCCGCGTCACAGCGGCGGGCGAAACGGTCGAGGTGCCCGGACTCCCGTACCCCGGCGGTCCGTTGAGCGGTCCGGCACCCGAACCCGTCCGCTCCGACGGCTTCCACGGCACCACCGGCCGCTGGCACGGCGCGCAGTTGCTCACCGTCCTCGACGGCGGCGCCCCGCTGCTGCTGGACACCCTCGACCCGCCCTGTTTCCCGCACTCCGCCCGCCACCCCGAGGGCCTCTCCACCGCCGAGGCGCAGCGGTGGGCCGGGCCGGCCCGGGGCGCCTGCCGGCTCCTGCGCGCCGACCATCCCGAGACGTACGCCGAACTGGCCGCCGGACCACACCTGTTGGTGCCGCTGACCCACCCCGGCCACGGCAACAGGAGCGGCAGCAGCGCGGAGACGTTCGGCTGTATGGCGCTGTCTGAGCCGACCTCGGTGACGGGCCTCGCGGTGACCCTCACGCACGAGACACAGCACAACAAACTGGCGGCGCTGCTCCACCTCTTCGACCTGTTCGAACCGGGCGGCCCCGACCGCTTCTACGCCGCCTGGCGCCCCGACCCCCGCCCGCTGCCCGGCCTGTTCCACGGGGCCTACGCGCATCTGGGCGTCGCCCGCTTCTGGGAGCGCCGCCGGGAGACGGAACCCGACCCGGCGCTGCGTGCCACCGCGCACGCCCAGTTCGCCCGCTGGCGGCTGGCCGCCCACGAGGCGACCACCGTCGCCCTGTCCTCGGGCCGTCTCACCCCCCTCGGCCACCGCTTCGCCCAGCACATGCTGACCGCCCTGGACACCCTGCGCCGTCTGCCGGTGCCCGCCCCGGCCCTCCACCACGCCGAATCGGCGGCCCGCGCCCACCGCACCGACTGGCACAACCGGAACGGGGCCGGGGAGGGAGCCCGCAGACTGTCAGCATGA
- a CDS encoding LLM class flavin-dependent oxidoreductase, translated as MTNLRIGVMYDRDWAPEGLPGFARQAEALGVDDLWVVEDLGWNGGVSAAAVALGATERLRVGIGITPAPLRSPALLAMELATLARVFPGRLVAGIGHGVREWMASVGVAPRSPLALLEETITSVRALLRGERVELAGREVRLDGIQLVHPAAEPPPVVAGVVRPLSLELSGRVADGTLIAEGHGPRDLENTRALTAKGGAGPDHTLTVLAFCCVGDDPGEVARTLHPQTEGQAGWLDRPQEDVFTVSGSAPEAAEDIAALSAAGADTVVLRIAGAEPLRQLEAVLGALGRR; from the coding sequence ATGACGAACCTACGGATCGGTGTGATGTACGACCGCGACTGGGCCCCGGAAGGGCTGCCCGGATTCGCGCGGCAGGCCGAGGCCCTCGGCGTCGACGACCTGTGGGTGGTCGAGGACCTCGGCTGGAACGGCGGCGTGTCCGCGGCCGCCGTGGCGCTCGGCGCGACGGAAAGGCTGCGGGTCGGCATCGGGATCACCCCGGCCCCGTTGCGCAGCCCGGCGCTGCTGGCGATGGAACTGGCGACGCTGGCCCGGGTGTTCCCGGGCCGGCTCGTCGCCGGGATCGGGCACGGGGTGCGGGAGTGGATGGCCTCGGTCGGCGTCGCCCCCCGCTCGCCGCTGGCCCTGCTGGAGGAGACCATCACCTCCGTGCGGGCCCTGCTGCGCGGGGAGCGGGTCGAGCTGGCGGGTCGCGAAGTGCGCCTGGACGGAATCCAGTTGGTCCACCCGGCCGCCGAACCTCCACCGGTGGTCGCGGGTGTGGTGCGACCCCTCTCACTGGAGCTCTCCGGCCGGGTCGCCGACGGCACCCTGATCGCCGAGGGCCACGGCCCGCGCGACCTGGAGAACACCCGGGCGCTCACCGCGAAGGGCGGCGCCGGCCCTGACCACACCCTCACGGTGCTGGCCTTCTGCTGCGTGGGCGACGACCCCGGCGAGGTGGCGCGGACCCTCCACCCGCAGACGGAGGGCCAGGCCGGCTGGCTCGACCGCCCGCAGGAGGACGTGTTCACCGTGTCCGGCAGCGCCCCGGAGGCCGCCGAGGACATCGCCGCGCTGTCGGCGGCCGGCGCGGACACCGTCGTACTCCGTATCGCCGGTGCCGAGCCGCTGCGCCAACTCGAAGCCGTACTGGGGGCCTTGGGGCGTCGCTGA
- a CDS encoding GH25 family lysozyme: MDGVLGPQTWAALNTWAAEPHTCATQGTSGTAQATVCGHTDTRPTLKRGAKSAEVKEVQCRLNLAMEAFHYPPLTIDGDFGDGTESRVVEFQHCANLGADGTVGPNTWAKLVDWSSRNTYCTPPRPAGYPIDGLDTAKYQHPGGAPIDWKAVRASGVEFATVKATRGMNVTDEYLTADLQGARAAGLAVAPYHFYTGTAADTGGAQADRFIAAVRATGYTGRRAGDLPPVFDLERMDDGSGRCPTYGTVDDARAWLDRVEAAFGRTPIVYTQKSVLDDCLGSTTAFARYPLQLADYRQSITQPPLPNGSTTWAMWQYTDAALFPGIQAPATADVFNGTQADLDRLANRT; the protein is encoded by the coding sequence GTGGACGGTGTGCTCGGCCCCCAGACCTGGGCGGCGCTCAACACCTGGGCCGCCGAGCCGCACACCTGCGCGACCCAGGGCACGTCCGGCACGGCGCAGGCGACCGTGTGCGGCCACACCGACACGCGGCCGACACTGAAGCGGGGTGCGAAGAGCGCTGAGGTCAAGGAGGTGCAGTGCCGGCTGAACCTCGCCATGGAGGCGTTCCACTATCCGCCGCTGACGATCGACGGCGACTTCGGGGACGGTACGGAATCCCGGGTCGTCGAGTTCCAGCACTGCGCCAACCTCGGGGCCGACGGCACGGTGGGCCCGAACACCTGGGCGAAGCTGGTGGACTGGTCCAGCCGTAACACGTACTGCACGCCACCGCGTCCCGCCGGGTACCCCATCGACGGCCTCGACACCGCCAAGTACCAGCACCCCGGCGGCGCGCCGATCGACTGGAAGGCCGTGCGGGCCTCGGGCGTCGAGTTCGCGACGGTCAAGGCCACCCGGGGCATGAACGTCACCGACGAGTACCTCACCGCCGACCTCCAGGGAGCGCGGGCGGCGGGGCTGGCCGTGGCGCCGTACCACTTCTACACGGGCACGGCGGCGGACACGGGTGGCGCCCAGGCCGACCGGTTCATCGCCGCCGTACGCGCGACCGGCTACACCGGGCGGCGGGCGGGCGACCTCCCGCCGGTCTTCGACCTGGAACGCATGGACGACGGCAGCGGACGCTGTCCCACCTACGGCACGGTGGACGACGCCAGGGCCTGGCTCGACCGGGTGGAGGCGGCCTTCGGCCGTACGCCGATCGTCTACACCCAGAAGTCCGTCCTGGACGACTGCCTGGGTTCGACCACCGCCTTCGCCCGGTATCCGCTGCAACTCGCGGACTACCGCCAGTCGATCACCCAGCCGCCGCTGCCCAACGGCTCGACGACCTGGGCGATGTGGCAGTACACGGACGCCGCGCTCTTCCCGGGCATCCAGGCACCGGCGACCGCCGACGTCTTCAACGGCACCCAGGCCGACCTGGACCGCCTGGCCAACCGCACCTGA
- a CDS encoding RNA-guided endonuclease InsQ/TnpB family protein: protein MTTERVQEKRQVGHRARLALTPVQIRLMDDQAHAARTMWNCLHDWWTMLPKEKRSLAVADGAIRQARKDIDWLGALPAQAAQAVLKTYFQAWKNCWDRRADAPNFKARLRTVMSVDIPQGRDLNITRVHRRWGMVNIPRIGRVRFRWTKDLPVGKRADSENRITGARLVKDALGWHIAFRVQSLEATPEPHQGPEAGIDAGVNLPLALSDGNHQDHGRPPRLPDGRADRDKWLNPQEKAKLLDLERHAAQRKQHRTRGEKTSRRLQHTYDQIKQLRAKATRRAVDWQHKTTTNIAKQYGTVVVEALTITNMVKSARGTIEEPGKNVAQKSGLNRSISQEAWGRTVTMLTYKTVRHGGTLHKVPAPGTSLRCSACGVTTPGSRQDQATFVCKNPDCGWSGNADWNAARNVLHLYRMGHALIPAAGRAVARRPRGVKPATAR, encoded by the coding sequence GTGACTACGGAACGTGTGCAGGAGAAGAGGCAGGTCGGGCACCGCGCCCGATTGGCGCTGACGCCTGTGCAGATCCGGCTCATGGATGACCAGGCGCACGCGGCCCGCACGATGTGGAACTGCCTGCACGACTGGTGGACGATGCTCCCGAAGGAGAAGCGTTCCCTGGCCGTGGCCGACGGGGCGATCCGCCAGGCCCGCAAGGACATCGACTGGCTCGGCGCGCTCCCCGCCCAGGCCGCGCAGGCGGTGCTCAAGACGTACTTCCAGGCGTGGAAGAACTGCTGGGACAGGCGCGCCGACGCACCGAACTTCAAGGCCCGCCTGCGCACGGTGATGTCGGTGGACATCCCGCAGGGCCGGGACCTGAACATCACCCGCGTGCACCGGCGCTGGGGCATGGTCAACATCCCCAGGATCGGCCGGGTCCGCTTCCGCTGGACAAAGGATCTCCCGGTCGGCAAGCGAGCCGACAGCGAGAACCGGATCACCGGTGCCCGGCTGGTCAAGGACGCACTCGGCTGGCACATCGCCTTCCGCGTCCAGAGCCTTGAGGCGACACCCGAACCCCATCAGGGGCCGGAGGCCGGCATCGATGCCGGTGTGAACCTGCCCCTGGCCCTGTCCGACGGCAATCACCAGGACCACGGGCGCCCGCCCCGCCTCCCCGACGGGAGGGCCGACCGGGACAAGTGGCTGAACCCGCAGGAGAAGGCCAAGCTGCTGGACCTGGAACGACACGCCGCCCAGCGCAAGCAGCACCGCACACGCGGCGAGAAGACCTCCCGCCGCTTGCAGCACACCTACGACCAGATCAAGCAGCTCCGCGCAAAAGCCACGCGCCGCGCCGTTGACTGGCAGCACAAGACCACCACCAACATTGCCAAGCAGTACGGCACCGTCGTGGTCGAAGCGCTCACCATTACGAACATGGTCAAGTCCGCCAGGGGCACCATCGAGGAACCCGGGAAGAACGTCGCCCAGAAGTCCGGCCTGAACCGCTCCATCAGCCAGGAGGCATGGGGGCGCACCGTGACGATGCTGACGTACAAGACTGTCCGCCACGGCGGCACCCTGCACAAGGTTCCCGCCCCCGGCACCTCCCTGCGCTGCTCGGCCTGTGGGGTCACCACACCGGGCAGCCGCCAGGACCAGGCCACGTTCGTGTGCAAGAACCCCGACTGCGGCTGGTCCGGCAACGCCGACTGGAACGCGGCCCGGAACGTCTTGCACCTGTACCGGATGGGCCACGCGCTCATCCCGGCTGCCGGGAGGGCAGTCGCCAGGCGTCCCCGCGGCGTCAAGCCCGCCACCGCAAGGTAG
- a CDS encoding LacI family DNA-binding transcriptional regulator, translating into MQRTVSIRDVAKEAGVSHQTVSRVVNGHPKVRESTRARVLRVIAELGYTPNRMARALAGGAVRSVTVLTSDTSLYGASATLKGIEEAARAADFAVGISVLDAGSAQQPADVAARVSRPGEAVLVIAFDAPGVRAWQALPAGFPAAAVVERPEDGGPGDRPELWLDDRAAAAQATRYLLGLGHETVHYVAIPSSTTRTGQRTAGWRDALRAAGKPLPEPLDAGWSPRSGYLAARSLLVDPSVTAVLCGNDDLALGVLRAAREVGRDVPGDLSVVGFDDAPHSAYAHPALTTVRLDFEGLGRGCFGLLHRLLEPDTAPALPLWAEPELIVRESSGPAPARRDGG; encoded by the coding sequence ATGCAGAGGACCGTCAGCATCCGGGACGTCGCCAAGGAGGCGGGCGTGTCCCACCAGACCGTCTCCCGGGTCGTCAACGGTCACCCCAAAGTCAGGGAGTCGACCCGGGCCCGGGTCCTGCGTGTCATCGCCGAGCTGGGCTACACGCCCAACCGGATGGCCCGGGCGCTCGCCGGCGGTGCGGTGCGCTCGGTGACCGTGCTGACCTCCGACACATCCTTGTACGGGGCTTCTGCGACCCTGAAGGGCATCGAGGAGGCGGCACGGGCGGCCGACTTCGCGGTCGGGATCAGCGTGCTCGACGCCGGCTCGGCCCAGCAGCCAGCGGATGTCGCGGCCCGGGTCAGCCGGCCGGGGGAGGCTGTGCTGGTCATCGCCTTCGACGCACCGGGCGTACGGGCATGGCAGGCACTGCCCGCCGGGTTCCCGGCAGCGGCGGTGGTGGAACGGCCCGAGGACGGCGGCCCCGGGGACCGGCCCGAGCTCTGGCTGGACGACCGGGCGGCCGCGGCTCAGGCCACGCGTTATCTCCTCGGCCTCGGCCACGAGACCGTGCACTACGTGGCGATCCCGTCCTCCACCACCCGTACCGGCCAGCGCACCGCGGGCTGGCGCGACGCCCTGAGGGCGGCCGGCAAGCCCCTCCCGGAACCGCTCGACGCCGGGTGGAGCCCGCGGTCCGGCTACCTCGCCGCCCGCTCACTGCTGGTCGACCCGTCGGTCACGGCCGTGCTCTGCGGCAACGACGACCTGGCACTCGGCGTCCTGCGCGCGGCCAGGGAGGTGGGCCGGGACGTGCCGGGCGACCTGAGCGTGGTCGGCTTCGACGACGCCCCCCACTCCGCCTACGCCCACCCCGCCCTGACCACCGTCCGCCTCGACTTCGAAGGCCTCGGCCGGGGCTGCTTCGGCCTGCTCCACCGACTCCTCGAACCCGACACCGCCCCGGCCCTGCCCCTGTGGGCCGAGCCGGAACTGATCGTGCGGGAGAGCAGCGGCCCGGCTCCGGCACGGCGGGACGGGGGTTGA
- a CDS encoding glycoside hydrolase family 5 protein → MRNILGATRPSPRLRAALVALAIAATSGTAVAVSPASASTPAAAGGAPSKGTTQFKGVNWADPRDNFADDLLQLSGLSTSDNYARTYAKSTRIIAAFRANLGANTVRLPINPYTVNGSYWKSYRAVIDAASDQGFKVIVSYWEGTGAQKDGFIDDTATYWPMWNRVVKAYSKDRHVYFEPMNEPHGYTDTEWADIAAKWLATYKSVPRNQVFVSGAGYNDHVTSVCADPRLKGTYLSLHHYGFWKDYATYDQWVADLKVRIGNCANRTVADEFGAFMTTGLDYNKKTPDNFVNYMQAVTDTFRELKMGSVYWPGLRTDDMYSIQKLVGDPNRPWLATTNQSGADRLAWGWGRGKPVKG, encoded by the coding sequence ATGCGTAACATCCTCGGCGCCACCCGCCCCTCCCCCAGACTGCGCGCAGCCCTCGTGGCGCTCGCGATCGCCGCGACCAGCGGTACGGCGGTCGCCGTCAGCCCCGCCTCCGCCTCCACCCCTGCCGCCGCAGGCGGCGCGCCGAGCAAGGGCACCACCCAGTTCAAGGGCGTCAACTGGGCCGACCCGCGCGACAACTTCGCCGACGACCTGCTCCAGCTGTCCGGTCTGTCGACCTCCGACAACTACGCCCGGACGTACGCCAAGTCGACCCGGATCATCGCCGCCTTCCGCGCGAACCTCGGTGCCAACACCGTGCGGCTGCCGATCAACCCGTACACGGTCAACGGCTCCTACTGGAAGTCGTACCGCGCGGTCATCGACGCGGCGTCCGACCAGGGATTCAAGGTGATCGTCTCCTACTGGGAGGGCACCGGCGCCCAGAAGGACGGGTTCATCGACGACACGGCCACCTACTGGCCCATGTGGAACAGGGTCGTCAAGGCCTACAGCAAGGACAGGCACGTCTACTTCGAGCCGATGAACGAGCCGCACGGCTACACGGACACCGAGTGGGCCGACATCGCGGCGAAGTGGCTCGCGACCTACAAGTCCGTGCCCCGTAACCAGGTGTTCGTCAGCGGCGCCGGCTACAACGACCACGTCACGTCCGTCTGCGCCGACCCGCGCCTGAAGGGCACCTATCTGTCGCTGCACCACTACGGCTTCTGGAAGGACTACGCGACCTACGACCAGTGGGTTGCCGACCTGAAGGTACGTATCGGCAACTGCGCCAACCGGACCGTCGCGGACGAGTTCGGGGCCTTCATGACCACGGGGCTCGACTACAACAAGAAGACCCCCGACAACTTCGTCAACTACATGCAGGCCGTCACCGACACCTTCCGCGAGCTGAAGATGGGCTCCGTCTACTGGCCCGGCCTGCGCACCGACGACATGTACTCGATCCAGAAGCTGGTCGGCGACCCCAACCGCCCCTGGCTGGCCACCACCAACCAGTCCGGCGCCGACCGCCTCGCCTGGGGCTGGGGCCGCGGCAAGCCCGTCAAGGGCTGA